The genomic interval TAGATACATACACATCTCCATACATCATAGGTTGGGAAAAACAAGCTCCCTTAGGCACATCTTTACTTATGGTAACTTGAGAGATGCCAGCCAAAACACCTATATATTCTCTATGCCCCTCAACAATTTCTCCTATCTTACTATCCAAAACATTAAAATGCACATTCAGCTTCCTGGATGGCGGAATAAGATTTTCACTTCTAATATTCCTCACAGCTTTAGAAAAATCAATAATTACTCCCATCTTTTTCTCCACATCGGGCAGTATATACTCATCCTCTTTTTGTGGATAAGAACTAATCATTATACTTTCTCCTTTCTTGTTAGGCAATTTTTGCCATAGATACTCAGTTACAAAGGGGATAAAGGGATGCAAAAGACGCAAAACAGCTTCAAAAACCTCAAGCAAAACAAACTGTGTACCATACCTTCCCGTTTTTTTCCTTAAAGATATTTTACTCATCTCTATATAAAAATCACAAAACTCATGCCATGCAAATTGATACACACAAAGGGCAGCGCTACTAAATTTATAATCTTTCAAATATTTATTTACCATATCCGCGGTCCTATAAAACCTGCTTGTTATCCATTGTGATGCTGCATCAGGAGAATCGGGTTTTCCTTTAAAAACATAATCTTCTGTATTGATAGCAATAAATTTATAGGCATTCCAAATTTTATTCATAAAGTATCTATAGCCTTCAATACGTTTTTCAGAAAGCTTAATGTCTCTTCCCTGAACGGCAAGTGCAGTCAAGGTAAACCTCAAGGCATCCGCCCCATATTTTTCCACTGTATCCATAGGATTTATAACATTATTTTTAGTCTTGCTCATCTTCTGTCCATGTTCATCTCTCACCAATGCATGAATATAAACATCTTTAAAAGGAACATCGTCCATAAAGTGAAGACCCATCATTATCATTCTTGCTACCCAGAAAAAAATAATATCAAAACCCGTAACCAAAACACTAGTAGGATAAAATCTCTTTAAACTGTCCGTCTTCTCTGGCCATCCTAATGTGGAAAATGGCCACAGGGCAGAAGAAAACCATGTATCCAATACATCTTCTTCCTGGATTAAATTCTTTTCACCGCACCACTTACACCTTTCAGGTTTATCTATAGAAACATTATACTTTCCACAATCTGTGCATCTGTAAGCAGGAATTCTGTGCCCCCACCAAATCTGCCGCGAGATACACCAATCTCTTATATTGTTCATCCATTCAAAGTAAACATTTCTCCAATTCTCAGGTATAAAATTTACCTTTCCCTCTTTTACCACACGAATCGCTTTTTTAGCTAACGGTTTCATCTTTAAAAACCATTGCT from Deltaproteobacteria bacterium carries:
- a CDS encoding valine--tRNA ligase, with product MAAYNPDFEEEIYNMWEKNNFFCPKTDEKKENFCIVIPPPNVTGILHIGHALNETLQDILVRWKRMQGYNVLWLPGTDHAGIATQNVVERELNKEGISRFQIGKEEFIKKVWEWREKYGNRIIEQVKRLGASCDWSRLRFTMDEVLSRSVKEAFVKLYEEDLIYKGNYIVNWCPHCLTALSDLEVEYKEENAKLYYILYPFKNRKGGLVVATTRPETMFGDTAVAVNPKDERYKRFIGEDVVLPIKERAIPVIGDSYVDVSFGTGALKITPAHDANDFLVGKKHNLKEVSVIDEKGFMNEEAGVFAGMDRDACRKALVEKLHEKGYLVKVEDYNHAIGHCYRCNTPIEPKISEQWFLKMKPLAKKAIRVVKEGKVNFIPENWRNVYFEWMNNIRDWCISRQIWWGHRIPAYRCTDCGKYNVSIDKPERCKWCGEKNLIQEEDVLDTWFSSALWPFSTLGWPEKTDSLKRFYPTSVLVTGFDIIFFWVARMIMMGLHFMDDVPFKDVYIHALVRDEHGQKMSKTKNNVINPMDTVEKYGADALRFTLTALAVQGRDIKLSEKRIEGYRYFMNKIWNAYKFIAINTEDYVFKGKPDSPDAASQWITSRFYRTADMVNKYLKDYKFSSAALCVYQFAWHEFCDFYIEMSKISLRKKTGRYGTQFVLLEVFEAVLRLLHPFIPFVTEYLWQKLPNKKGESIMISSYPQKEDEYILPDVEKKMGVIIDFSKAVRNIRSENLIPPSRKLNVHFNVLDSKIGEIVEGHREYIGVLAGISQVTISKDVPKGACFSQPMMYGDVYVSMEGIVDEEKEISRLKKQLEKLSKAMQFLNKKLSNREFLSKAPEDLVELKRKEYNDASLLYQKLQEQIERVESI